GTGGCCGCGCCCGGACTATGGCGGCGCGGTGCCGCAGGGGCATTGCGATGGATCAATGGTCCATAAGACTTTTATCAGAAGCCGCTCATTCCAAGGTCATAGCCCTCAAAAGAGCATAAAAAAAGCGCCGGGGGATGTTTCCCCCGGCGCCCTTTTCAGCAGACCTGAAGCGAAGCCTTACTGGCCGCCGCCCAGGTTGTGGACGTACACGGCCAGCTGCTTGATGGTCACGTCGTCCAGACGCTTGGCCCAGTTGGGCATCACGCCGGCGCGGCCGTTGGTGATGGTTTCCATCAGGGTGGCCTTGTCACCGCCGAAGATCCACGAGGCGGTGTTCAGCGGCGGGGCGCCGACTTCGATGCCGGCCTTCACGCTGCCGATGCCCTTTTCACCGTGGCAGGCGACGCAGTTCTCTTCGAACACGGCCTGACCGGCCGTCGCCTTGGCGGCGTCGGTCGCACGGTTGGTGAGCGACAGCACGTATTCCGACACCTGATCGATCTGGCCGGCGTTCAGGATGCCGTCCTTGCCGAACGCGGTCATGCCGGCCGGGCCGCGGGTATCGGGATCATCCGCACGGATGCCGTGCTGGATGGTCTTGTAGATGTCCGCGGTGGTGCCGCCCCACAGCCACACGTCGTCGGCCAGCGAGGGGAAGCCCTTGGCCCCCTGGCCACCGGCGCCGTGACAGGCCGCGCAGTTCTCGTTGAACATGGTGCGGCCGCCGGCCATGGCGA
This DNA window, taken from Azospirillum fermentarium, encodes the following:
- the ccoP gene encoding cytochrome-c oxidase, cbb3-type subunit III, whose translation is MARNIEKDALSGVETTGHEWDGLKELNNPLPKWWLYVFYVCIAWSLVYYVLYPAWPLGKSHTTGVLGWTMREQIVEDLNKAKQAQSKFTSAIAAKSVDEIQKDNELRNFAMAGGRTMFNENCAACHGAGGQGAKGFPSLADDVWLWGGTTADIYKTIQHGIRADDPDTRGPAGMTAFGKDGILNAGQIDQVSEYVLSLTNRATDAAKATAGQAVFEENCVACHGEKGIGSVKAGIEVGAPPLNTASWIFGGDKATLMETITNGRAGVMPNWAKRLDDVTIKQLAVYVHNLGGGQ